A segment of the Leptospiraceae bacterium genome:
TTGGAAAATGGGATAAAGTCAACTGCTTTTAAAAAATTGCGCATAAATCCACTTCGCGAATCTAAAACTTCATTGAATCGAATGTATCCAATGTAGGAGTCATTGATAATATCTCCCGGGATAATTTTTTTGGCTGACCCGGTATAGTGTGCCTTGAACTCCTCTGGGAACGTTAGTTTTAATGCTTCTAACCAAAAAATCCAAATCATGGGATCAATTTTTTTCATTCCACTAACCCCTCTTCTTCTAACATCAATATAATGAGTAAAGTCATAATCAGTAGGACTCATTCCCCATCGATGATCCAGTAGATAGGAGTCCAACGCATATTCAACTCTCATATGATTGTATTGAGCCAAACTTGCGACGTCAGGATTTTTACTATAATAATCTCCAGATATAAAAAAAATATATGGATGAGTCACTACATCTACTGCGCAATGACAAATATATCCAAGAACAAATGCTAACATTCTGTCTCGATAAGTTCCTTCTTCTGTTTCACTTATAATATCTAAAAAATTTAAAACTAGCTCAGTAACATTTTTATGATGATGCAAATCTCCCCAAATTTGTGCTTTGGAAGTAATTTTGGAGGGAGATAAAATATGATAATAATAAAAAATATCTGGAGCAATAGTCCCAAGATTTGCGTATTTGGCATTTGATTGATTAATTAGCAATTGAGAAATATTCCGTTGTTCAAGTGTCCCATGGTCTAAATGTTTAATTGCTTGAGCTAAAACTTCAATATGTGTAATTTTTCCAGCCATAAATGATTCAATTACCAAAATCTTCCTTAGAAAAAAATTAGCAAACTAAAAACAACTAAGAAATCTTTATTTAATTTCCTAAACGTATCTGATAAAGATTTTACTTTTTTCCATAGCATTTTGACGAAAAATTATAATTATGTATTATTTTCTTTCTTATCCTTGACAAATCTTAAATGTAAAAAACAATGCAATGCAGAAAAAAGGAGACAGTAGATGACTTTAAAAGAAAAAATTATACTATCAGCATTGCTTATAGTTGCATTATCTGTTAATAACTGTACGACTGTTGGCCACGATGCCACCATGAGATCAGAATTAGCAATCAGTTCAGACAGACACGTAAACACTCAGAGACCTCTAGAGGTTACTCATGACGTTCAAGACAAAATCCTTAAAGGGGAAGCAACTGGACTAATGTTTTGGATTCCAGGTTTATTTGATCTTATGGTTTCTGGGGTTGGAAGCTTAGGAAACGTACTAGGAAGTGGATTACGTAGTGCTGGTGGTGCGTTAGGTGGAATACCTTTCGTAGGAAAAGGACTTGAAAATGGCGCAACAAATGCTGGAGCAAATGTTGGCAACATCGGACCTCTTATCAATAACTTTAAAGTTCTTGTATTAGCAAACGAAGCAGAAAGTAGAATTGTTTATGATAATAACATAGACGGTTTTTACAGAACTGGCGTTCATGCAACTATCGGACTAAAGTGGTTCATTTTCAAAGAATATAAAGTAGAAGTTACCGGAAAACCAATCGTAATCAAATCGCTTGGCATGTTTACTGATGCAAGACTTGCTAAAATACAAGCTATGACAGCAAAAGCTGGTTGTACAACTTGCGCAGACATAAAATAATTTAACTAGGAGTTAAAAAGAATGAAGAAAATATTATTATTTCTATCAATTACACTCGCCCTAGGACTTATGAATTGTAAGTCTATCGGTAAAGAAAGAGTTTCTATCCATCCAACTATCAAAGCAGATACACACCGAATCGTTGCAAGACCAACTGAATCTACAGTTGAAATCGATGTAAATACTTGGGTTGAAGGTGAATCTTATAAAGGAAGAGAACTTTTCGGAATCGCTTTTTTTGAAAACAGATTTGTATCCCCTACTCTTTTAAACAAAGAAGGATATGATGGGTATACTTTAGATGCAATCCATGATGCAGTTGAGAAAGGAAAAAGTGATGCTTTTCACGTTGTGAAAGCTAAAGCAGAAATTTATTCTTTCCCACACAAATGGTTTGCAATCTATGCAACTTACCAAATCAAAGTAAAAGGTCACCCAGTTAAACATAAATTTTTAGGACCAATCAGCGAACAAAAAGCTGACGAAATGTATGCAGCTGGTATGGCAAAAGATGTTTTAGCTGTTGATCTAAGCGTTCCTCTTTTCCCTGCAAAAGAAGTTAAAGCGGCTCCTTGCTGCGTTAGATAATTTAATTTTTATTATTAACAAGGTAACGTAAGTTACCTTGTTTTTTCTTATTCAAATTAAGCTTTCCTAAGATTTTTAGTATAATCCAAAAAGAATTCCACTTCCTTTTTACTTCCTGTAACTAATGTAGTTCTTTGATGTAGACCATTCGGTTCAATGTCCAAAATTCTCTCTCCGCTAATAGTTATACCCATTCCTCCAGCTTGTTCAGCTAAAAAGGCGATAGGTGCAGCTTCATAAAGTAATCTTAATTTCCCAAGTGGATATAATTTGGATTTAGTATCTTCTGGGTATAGAAAAATTCCACCCTTCAATAAGTTTCGATGAAAGTCGGCGACAAGAGAGCCAATATAACGCAATGTTTTAGGTTTATTTTCGTTTTCAATATTTTTGATTCGCCGAATATATGCCTTCACTGAATCAGACCAAAAATCATAATTTCCTTCGTTGATGGAATATATAGAACCTGAATCAGGAATTTTTATATTCTCATGGGATAACAAGAATTCGCCGCAGGAAGGATCCAAAGTAAAACCAACCACACCATTTCCCATAGAAAGCACCATCATTGTAGAGGAACCATATAGAATATACCCCGCACATCTTTGTAACTCTCCTCTCTGCAAAAGGTCAGATTCTTTTCCTGGTGTTCCTGGGGAGCTTTTTCTTAGATGAATGGAGAATATTGTTCCAATCGAAACATTTGAATCAATATTGGATGATCCATCTAAAGGGTCAAAGGCAAATGTATATTTGCCAATCTTGTATCCACTCGGTATTTCAATGATTGACTCTTGTTCCTCACTAGCTAAAACACAAAGATGCCCACATATGCTTAATGCCTTTGTGAAAAGTACATCTGCGTATCGATCTAGTTTCATTTGTGTTTCACCTTGGACATTCGTGTCTGTCGTAGCACCTAAAATCGTATCGGTGAGTCCAGCTTTTCGAACTTCTCTAGAAACTATTTTTGCTGCATAAACCAAGTGATTCATTAGAGCTGTGAAATCTCCCGTTGCATATGGGAGTTTTAATTGTTCCTCAATCAAATATTGAGAAAGACTTATCATTTCTGTTGCTAATTTCATAGTAAGTTTCAGATTTCCAAAAAGATAGAATTGAGCAAGGAAAATAAAGCATTAAGTTCATTTTTATAATCAAAATAGATTTTTTCTTTCAAAGATAGAATCACTTTTATAATCTACTTCTATGATAATAATTAGGAAATTTATATTTATGACAATAGCCGCTCTCACTCTAAATTCTAATTTATTTAGCGATGAAGGGATGTGGACATTAGATAATCTACCGCGAGAAATTTTAGAAGAAAAATACAATTTCAAATTCAAAGATAAATGGTTAAAAAATGCACAACTTGCATCTGTTCGTTTTAATGATGGTGGTTCAGGTGCATTCGTTTCCTCAAAAGGTCTTGTCCTTACCAACCACCATGTGGCGATGGAACAATTACAAAAAATGTCCACAAAAAATTCTGACTATGTAAAAGATGGTTTTTTTGCAAAATCATATAGTGAAGAAATTAAATGTCCTGATTTAGAATTAAATATTCTCATCTCAATGGAGAATGTAACTAAACAAGTAATCGACGCAACTTTAAATGCTGAAACGGATAAAAAGAAAAATGAAAATAGAAAAGAGGAAATTGCAAAAATTGAGAAGATATCTTCCGATACGACAGGTTTTCGTTCAGATGTTGTAGAATTATACAATGGAGGAGAATATTGGTTATATCGATATAAAAAATATACGGATGTTCGACTAGTTACAGCTCCAGAATTACAAGCTGCTTCCTTTGGGGGAGATCCGGATAATTTTAATTATCCACGATTTGCATTAGATTTTGCGTTTTTTCGTGTGTATGAAAATGACAA
Coding sequences within it:
- the fbp gene encoding class 1 fructose-bisphosphatase — protein: MKLATEMISLSQYLIEEQLKLPYATGDFTALMNHLVYAAKIVSREVRKAGLTDTILGATTDTNVQGETQMKLDRYADVLFTKALSICGHLCVLASEEQESIIEIPSGYKIGKYTFAFDPLDGSSNIDSNVSIGTIFSIHLRKSSPGTPGKESDLLQRGELQRCAGYILYGSSTMMVLSMGNGVVGFTLDPSCGEFLLSHENIKIPDSGSIYSINEGNYDFWSDSVKAYIRRIKNIENENKPKTLRYIGSLVADFHRNLLKGGIFLYPEDTKSKLYPLGKLRLLYEAAPIAFLAEQAGGMGITISGERILDIEPNGLHQRTTLVTGSKKEVEFFLDYTKNLRKA
- a CDS encoding zinc dependent phospholipase C family protein; protein product: MAGKITHIEVLAQAIKHLDHGTLEQRNISQLLINQSNAKYANLGTIAPDIFYYYHILSPSKITSKAQIWGDLHHHKNVTELVLNFLDIISETEEGTYRDRMLAFVLGYICHCAVDVVTHPYIFFISGDYYSKNPDVASLAQYNHMRVEYALDSYLLDHRWGMSPTDYDFTHYIDVRRRGVSGMKKIDPMIWIFWLEALKLTFPEEFKAHYTGSAKKIIPGDIINDSYIGYIRFNEVLDSRSGFMRNFLKAVDFIPFSKKKASTLLVPLMENIDRRILNADGREWNYPADATKKKNHSFINLVNLASNAARDAISLAWDYLKGNVKREVILKEYGGYNLDTGLRYQGISEMKEFAPL